In one window of Massilibacterium senegalense DNA:
- the dnaB gene encoding replicative DNA helicase has translation MSDLFADRIPPHDIEAEQAVIGAVFLEPDAFSKVGEILLPEDFYRADHQRIFRAMIDAYNQNKPTDVVIVTSELKSKNLLEEVGGLTYLRELTQSVPTAANIEYYAHIVHEKATLRRLIRAATDIATEGYTSDEDLETILDGAERTILEVSRRQGGGEFQDITDVLVKTYEQIEFLYNRKEELTGVPTGFVDLDKMTAGFQRSDLIIVAARPSVGKTAFALNIAQNVATKTDENVAIFSLEMGAQQLVMRMLCAEGNIEASNLRTGRLRPDEWSKLTMAIGTLSNTGIYIDDTPGIRVNEIRAKCRRLKQEHGLGMIVIDYLQLIQGSGRAGENRQQEVSEISRSLKGLARELEVPVIALSQLSRSVEARQDKRPMMSDIRESGSIEQDADIVSFLYRDDYYNKDDETDSNNSVIEIILAKQRNGPVGTVKLAFLKDFNKFVDLDETSEQNIPPGM, from the coding sequence ATGAGTGATTTATTCGCCGATCGCATCCCTCCCCACGATATTGAAGCCGAACAGGCGGTAATCGGTGCCGTTTTCCTCGAACCGGACGCTTTTTCAAAAGTGGGGGAAATTTTATTACCAGAAGATTTTTATCGTGCCGACCATCAACGTATTTTTCGTGCGATGATCGATGCGTACAATCAAAATAAACCGACCGATGTCGTCATTGTAACGAGTGAATTGAAATCCAAAAATCTACTAGAAGAAGTAGGTGGGCTTACTTATTTACGAGAATTGACGCAATCGGTGCCGACCGCAGCAAACATCGAATATTATGCGCATATTGTGCATGAAAAAGCGACGTTGCGGCGATTAATTCGTGCTGCAACGGATATCGCAACCGAAGGGTATACGAGCGATGAAGATCTCGAAACAATTTTAGACGGTGCGGAGCGGACTATTTTAGAAGTGTCGCGTAGACAAGGTGGCGGAGAATTCCAAGACATTACCGACGTGTTGGTAAAAACGTATGAACAAATTGAATTTCTCTATAACCGAAAAGAAGAGTTAACGGGTGTTCCAACTGGCTTTGTTGATTTAGATAAAATGACCGCGGGATTTCAGCGCAGTGATTTAATTATTGTGGCTGCCCGCCCATCTGTAGGGAAAACTGCGTTTGCGTTAAATATTGCGCAAAACGTAGCGACTAAAACAGATGAAAATGTCGCTATTTTTAGTTTGGAAATGGGTGCGCAACAGCTCGTGATGCGGATGCTTTGCGCGGAAGGAAACATTGAAGCATCAAACCTTCGAACCGGACGATTACGCCCTGATGAATGGTCAAAGTTAACGATGGCAATCGGGACGTTATCGAATACCGGTATTTACATTGATGATACGCCAGGAATTCGGGTAAATGAAATTCGGGCGAAATGTCGTCGCTTAAAACAAGAACACGGACTTGGAATGATTGTGATTGACTATTTACAATTAATCCAAGGCAGTGGACGAGCAGGTGAAAACCGCCAACAAGAAGTTTCAGAGATTTCTCGTTCGTTAAAAGGACTTGCACGGGAACTAGAAGTACCCGTTATTGCTTTATCTCAGTTATCTCGTAGTGTAGAAGCAAGACAAGATAAACGACCGATGATGAGTGATATTCGGGAATCAGGAAGTATTGAGCAAGATGCTGATATCGTGTCGTTTTTATATCGGGATGACTATTACAATAAAGATGATGAAACAGATTCTAATAATAGTGTCATCGAAATCATCCTAGCAAAACAACGGAATGGCCCAGTAGGAACGGTAAAACTCGCATTCTTAAAAGATTTTAATAAATTCGTAGATTTAGATGAAACGAGTGAACAAAATATTCCACCTGGTATGTAA
- the rplI gene encoding 50S ribosomal protein L9 — protein MKVIFLKDVKGKGKKGEVKEVATGYAQNYLIKNGLAEEATAANISTLKAKQKKEEKVAEQELEDAKKLKETLETLTVEIYTKAGEGGRLFGSITNKQIADELKKKGFKIDKRKIELGEPIRALGVTNVPVKLHHEVTATVKVHVKEKN, from the coding sequence ATGAAAGTAATTTTTCTAAAAGACGTAAAAGGAAAAGGGAAAAAAGGTGAAGTGAAAGAAGTTGCGACAGGGTATGCGCAAAACTATTTAATTAAAAATGGCTTAGCAGAAGAAGCAACAGCTGCCAATATTAGTACGTTAAAAGCAAAACAAAAAAAGGAAGAAAAAGTTGCTGAGCAAGAATTAGAAGATGCAAAGAAACTAAAAGAAACGTTAGAAACATTAACGGTTGAAATTTATACAAAAGCTGGGGAAGGTGGTCGTTTATTCGGTTCGATTACGAATAAACAAATTGCCGATGAACTGAAAAAGAAAGGCTTTAAAATCGATAAACGTAAAATTGAATTAGGCGAACCAATTCGCGCCTTAGGTGTCACAAACGTGCCAGTAAAACTTCATCATGAAGTAACGGCAACGGTAAAAGTGCACGTAAAAGAAAAAAATTAA
- a CDS encoding DHH family phosphoesterase, with amino-acid sequence MPDYKMKNGYILLLTAIYALTGLLFFENQMIGVVCLFVSVVLTALTVRFQVKTEQEWKEYVLGITKRFKHVSEEAVKEMPIGVLFFNDEHHIEWVNPHFESIVGFDAVMGQSLNQLSEQLIPAIKKAHSEEIITLNQRKWRVFIRPEEKILYFFDVTEQVKTQELYSQDRTALAFILIDNYDEITQGMSDQTKSLIMGKVTAVLNRWANEYGMFFKKISSDKFVAVMNQKIVDQLEKNKFSVLDAVRDVNHKQNIPLTLSIGVGAGEATLQELGHLAQSSLDLALGRGGDQVALKFSNGKVKFYGGKTNPIEKRTRVRARVISHALRELVLESDKVIIMGHCHPDMDAIGAAIGILKVAEANEKESYIVLDPDDIHVGVYRLIDEVKKDEVLYSHFIYPKQALEECTPNTLVVVVDTHKPSLVIEPGLLNKTDRVVVIDHHRRGEEFIEDPVLVYMEPYASSTAELVTELLEYQPKKSKMSMLEASALLAGIIVDTKSFTLRTGSRTFDAASYLRANGADTVLVQQFLKEDLTQYVGRARLLEQTTILGDGIAIAKGTMQDVYDQVLIAQAADTLLTMNDVMASFVIAKRNDGKIGVSARSLGDVNVQVIMEKLNGGGHLTNAATQLENITIDETETLLKEKIIEYLEGGDSE; translated from the coding sequence ATGCCGGATTATAAAATGAAAAATGGGTATATCCTTTTGTTAACTGCTATTTATGCGTTAACGGGACTATTGTTTTTCGAAAATCAAATGATTGGGGTCGTTTGTTTATTCGTTAGTGTTGTGCTCACGGCGCTTACTGTTCGTTTCCAAGTAAAAACGGAACAAGAATGGAAAGAGTATGTGTTAGGAATTACGAAGCGCTTTAAACACGTGAGTGAAGAAGCGGTAAAGGAAATGCCTATTGGAGTATTATTTTTTAATGATGAGCATCATATCGAATGGGTGAACCCACATTTCGAATCGATTGTCGGATTTGATGCGGTGATGGGACAGTCTCTCAATCAATTATCGGAACAATTAATTCCTGCTATAAAAAAAGCACATTCAGAAGAAATTATTACCCTTAATCAACGAAAATGGCGCGTGTTCATTCGTCCAGAAGAAAAAATCTTATACTTTTTTGATGTAACCGAACAAGTGAAAACACAAGAACTTTATTCGCAAGATAGAACTGCCTTAGCTTTTATTTTAATTGATAACTACGATGAAATTACCCAAGGGATGAGTGATCAAACGAAAAGTCTTATCATGGGGAAAGTAACGGCTGTGTTAAATCGTTGGGCAAACGAATACGGCATGTTTTTTAAAAAGATTTCTTCAGATAAATTCGTGGCCGTTATGAATCAAAAAATTGTCGATCAACTAGAAAAAAATAAATTTTCAGTGCTAGATGCGGTTCGCGATGTGAATCATAAACAAAATATTCCGCTTACGTTAAGTATCGGTGTTGGTGCTGGAGAAGCGACGTTACAAGAACTCGGCCATTTAGCGCAATCTAGTTTAGATTTAGCGCTCGGACGTGGCGGGGACCAAGTAGCGTTAAAATTTAGTAACGGGAAAGTAAAGTTTTATGGTGGAAAAACAAACCCAATCGAAAAACGAACGAGAGTACGGGCACGCGTTATTTCGCACGCGTTACGTGAACTCGTGTTAGAAAGTGATAAAGTGATTATCATGGGACATTGTCATCCGGATATGGATGCGATTGGTGCTGCGATTGGGATTTTAAAAGTAGCGGAGGCTAATGAAAAGGAAAGTTATATCGTATTAGATCCAGACGATATTCACGTTGGGGTGTACCGATTAATTGATGAAGTGAAAAAAGATGAAGTTCTTTATTCGCATTTCATTTATCCGAAGCAAGCACTCGAAGAATGTACACCGAATACGTTAGTCGTGGTCGTCGATACGCATAAGCCATCGCTCGTCATTGAGCCTGGATTGTTAAATAAAACGGACCGTGTTGTAGTGATTGACCATCATCGTCGCGGGGAAGAGTTTATTGAAGACCCTGTGTTAGTGTACATGGAGCCATATGCTTCTTCTACGGCGGAACTAGTGACGGAGTTGTTAGAATATCAACCTAAAAAGTCCAAAATGAGTATGTTAGAAGCGAGCGCTTTGTTAGCGGGGATTATTGTTGATACGAAAAGCTTTACGTTACGAACAGGTTCCCGTACGTTTGATGCGGCGTCTTATTTACGTGCAAACGGAGCGGATACGGTGTTAGTGCAACAATTTTTAAAAGAAGATTTAACTCAATATGTCGGACGTGCGAGATTGCTAGAACAGACGACTATTTTAGGTGACGGCATTGCGATTGCGAAAGGAACGATGCAGGATGTGTATGACCAAGTATTGATTGCTCAAGCAGCAGATACGCTCCTTACGATGAATGATGTCATGGCATCTTTCGTTATTGCGAAACGAAATGATGGTAAAATAGGGGTAAGCGCACGATCACTTGGCGATGTGAACGTACAAGTGATTATGGAAAAATTAAATGGCGGGGGCCATTTAACCAATGCAGCAACGCAACTAGAAAACATCACAATCGATGAAACGGAAACATTATTAAAAGAAAAAATTATTGAATACCTTGAAGGAGGAGATTCGGAATGA
- a CDS encoding YybS family protein: protein MRNDTKQLTEGAILAALYAVLFAISTYVPVLYILVIWFLPLPFIMYTWKYGRKAGVLFFVLAMILSFFVNPGLFNIPFGFVFGLIGLVVGELSRKEAKVSEQILKSTIVSTLALTLFVGIARFVFELNIFKQLGDEYRTMTEQLINVMKQTGQDVTAFELMMDQYINMLFMLAPMMLISLGATFSILSIVLAKPILKRLGFDVPKAEPLRLFSLPRFFAIYYAIILFLMLFTKPESSLYVFVLNVYYLFMILMVIQGVAALMAFMYKKGLSTAAQRFIVVLLFLLIFPIEFVHILGIIDLAFDLRKRINRKD from the coding sequence TTGAGAAATGATACGAAGCAATTAACCGAAGGAGCTATTCTTGCTGCTCTTTATGCTGTATTATTTGCGATTTCTACATATGTGCCTGTTTTATATATACTAGTCATTTGGTTCTTACCGTTACCTTTCATTATGTATACGTGGAAGTACGGGAGAAAAGCGGGCGTGTTATTTTTTGTATTAGCGATGATCTTATCTTTTTTTGTGAATCCTGGTTTATTTAATATTCCGTTTGGATTTGTTTTTGGCCTAATTGGATTAGTTGTAGGGGAGTTATCACGGAAAGAAGCGAAGGTATCGGAGCAAATTTTAAAATCTACGATTGTTAGTACGCTTGCGTTAACACTTTTTGTTGGGATTGCACGTTTTGTTTTTGAGTTGAATATATTTAAGCAATTGGGCGATGAGTATCGCACGATGACAGAACAATTAATCAACGTGATGAAACAGACTGGGCAAGATGTGACAGCATTTGAACTGATGATGGACCAATATATTAACATGTTGTTTATGTTAGCGCCGATGATGTTAATTAGTCTCGGGGCAACGTTCTCTATCTTATCTATCGTCTTAGCAAAACCTATTTTAAAACGGCTTGGTTTTGATGTACCAAAAGCAGAACCATTACGACTTTTTTCGTTGCCACGTTTTTTTGCGATTTATTATGCCATTATTCTCTTTTTGATGTTATTTACAAAGCCAGAGTCTTCGTTATATGTATTTGTGTTGAATGTCTACTATCTGTTTATGATTTTGATGGTCATTCAAGGGGTTGCTGCGTTGATGGCATTTATGTATAAAAAAGGGTTGTCTACAGCAGCACAACGTTTCATTGTCGTTTTGTTATTTTTATTAATTTTTCCAATCGAATTTGTGCATATTTTAGGTATAATTGATTTAGCATTCGACTTAAGGAAACGAATAAATCGGAAAGATTAA
- the rpsR gene encoding 30S ribosomal protein S18 has product MARRGRGGKRRKVCFFTANKITYIDYKDLDLLKRFISERGKILPRRVTGTSAKYQRQLTRAIKRARQMALLPYVSGE; this is encoded by the coding sequence ATGGCTCGTCGTGGTCGCGGTGGTAAACGTCGTAAAGTGTGTTTCTTTACTGCAAACAAAATCACTTACATCGATTATAAAGATCTTGATCTTTTAAAACGTTTCATCTCTGAACGTGGGAAAATTCTTCCTCGTCGTGTAACTGGAACGTCTGCAAAATACCAACGTCAATTAACTCGTGCAATTAAACGTGCACGTCAAATGGCGTTACTTCCATACGTAAGTGGAGAATAA
- the ssb gene encoding single-stranded DNA-binding protein, whose amino-acid sequence MINRVVLVGRLTKDPDFRFTASGIAVARFTCAVNRTFSNAQGEREADFINIVVWRRQAENVANYCKKGNLVGIDGRIQTSSYENQEGRRVYVTEVVADSVQFLEPRSQQAGMGAGSYGGQPQAQPQNYGGQQPNNNPFAAGGGQNPPRENTRLGGEDPFLNDGQPIDISDDDLPF is encoded by the coding sequence ATGATCAATCGAGTAGTACTTGTTGGACGTTTAACAAAAGACCCAGATTTTCGTTTTACTGCTAGTGGGATTGCTGTCGCTCGTTTTACATGTGCGGTGAATCGAACTTTTTCGAATGCACAAGGTGAACGAGAAGCAGATTTCATTAACATTGTTGTTTGGAGACGCCAGGCTGAAAATGTTGCAAACTATTGTAAAAAAGGCAATTTAGTTGGCATCGATGGTCGCATTCAAACTAGTTCATATGAAAATCAAGAAGGGCGTCGCGTGTACGTCACAGAAGTTGTTGCCGATAGCGTTCAGTTTTTAGAACCAAGATCACAACAAGCTGGAATGGGTGCGGGAAGTTACGGTGGGCAACCACAAGCACAACCGCAAAATTATGGTGGTCAACAGCCAAACAATAATCCATTTGCAGCTGGTGGCGGACAAAACCCACCAAGAGAAAATACTCGATTAGGTGGCGAAGACCCTTTCTTAAATGATGGACAACCAATCGATATTTCTGATGATGATTTACCTTTCTAA
- the rpsF gene encoding 30S ribosomal protein S6: MRKYEIMYIIRPNMEEEAQKALIERFNNVLTEQGAEITKFTEMGKRRLAYEINDFREGYYVLINLVAQPAAVQEFDRLAKISDDIIRFMTIKDEK; the protein is encoded by the coding sequence ATGCGCAAATACGAAATTATGTATATCATCCGTCCAAACATGGAAGAAGAAGCACAAAAAGCTTTAATCGAACGTTTCAACAACGTTTTAACTGAGCAAGGTGCTGAAATTACGAAATTTACTGAAATGGGTAAACGTCGTTTAGCTTATGAAATTAACGATTTCCGTGAAGGATATTACGTATTAATTAACCTTGTTGCTCAACCAGCAGCAGTTCAAGAATTCGATCGTCTTGCAAAAATCAGTGACGATATCATTCGTTTCATGACAATTAAAGACGAAAAATAA
- the ychF gene encoding redox-regulated ATPase YchF: MALTTGIVGLPNVGKSTLFNAITQAGAESANYPFCTIDPNVGIVEVPDERLNKLTEIVQPKKVVPTTFEFTDIAGIVKGASKGEGLGNKFLSHIRQVDAISHVVRCFEDENITHVAGSVDPIADIETINLELILADLETIEKRITKVEKMAKQKDKDAVVEFSALSKLKEAFEAEKSARSVALTEEEEKVVKGFQLLTSKPVLYVANVGEDDLLDPDQNPYVQKVKEYAANEGAEVIVVCARIEEEISDLDGEEKQAFLEELGIEESGLDQLIKAAYHLLGLGTYFTAGVQEVRAWTFTKGMKAPQAAGIIHTDFERGFIRAEVVSYEDLMEAGSEAAAKEKGKLRLEGKEYVVQDGDVMHFRFNV; this comes from the coding sequence ATGGCGTTAACAACGGGAATCGTAGGGTTACCGAATGTAGGAAAATCAACTTTATTTAATGCAATTACACAAGCAGGTGCGGAAAGTGCAAACTATCCATTCTGTACAATTGACCCGAATGTAGGGATTGTAGAAGTACCAGATGAGCGTTTGAATAAATTAACAGAAATTGTCCAACCGAAAAAAGTAGTACCGACAACATTTGAATTTACGGATATTGCAGGAATTGTAAAAGGTGCGAGCAAAGGGGAAGGACTAGGAAATAAATTTTTATCGCATATTCGTCAAGTAGATGCGATTAGCCATGTGGTGCGTTGTTTTGAAGATGAAAATATTACGCACGTAGCAGGTTCTGTAGACCCAATTGCAGATATTGAAACAATCAATTTAGAATTAATTTTAGCGGACTTAGAAACAATCGAGAAACGAATTACCAAAGTAGAAAAAATGGCAAAACAAAAAGATAAAGATGCAGTGGTGGAATTTAGCGCACTTTCTAAATTAAAAGAAGCATTTGAAGCAGAAAAATCAGCACGTTCTGTCGCATTAACAGAAGAAGAAGAGAAAGTTGTAAAAGGATTTCAACTATTAACGTCGAAACCTGTATTATATGTGGCGAATGTTGGAGAAGATGACTTACTAGATCCTGACCAAAACCCATACGTACAAAAAGTAAAAGAGTATGCGGCTAATGAAGGAGCAGAAGTGATTGTGGTGTGTGCGAGAATTGAGGAAGAGATTTCTGACCTTGATGGAGAGGAAAAACAAGCCTTTTTAGAAGAACTAGGCATTGAAGAATCAGGCTTGGATCAATTAATTAAAGCAGCGTACCATCTGTTAGGATTAGGAACCTATTTTACAGCAGGGGTACAAGAAGTTCGTGCTTGGACATTTACAAAAGGCATGAAAGCACCACAAGCAGCTGGAATTATTCATACAGACTTTGAGCGCGGCTTTATTCGTGCGGAAGTAGTGTCATATGAAGATTTAATGGAAGCAGGTAGTGAAGCTGCTGCAAAAGAAAAAGGAAAATTACGTCTTGAAGGAAAAGAGTATGTTGTGCAAGACGGAGATGTAATGCATTTTAGATTTAATGTATAA
- a CDS encoding DUF951 domain-containing protein, which translates to MTDKEFGLNDIVEMKKPHPCGSKQFKVIRVGADIRIKCVGCDHSIMMPRRDFVRKLKKVVEKASE; encoded by the coding sequence GTGACGGATAAAGAATTTGGGCTAAACGATATTGTGGAAATGAAAAAGCCACATCCGTGCGGGTCGAAACAATTTAAAGTGATTCGTGTTGGGGCGGATATTCGGATTAAATGTGTCGGTTGTGATCATAGTATTATGATGCCGAGGCGCGACTTTGTTCGTAAATTAAAAAAGGTAGTAGAAAAAGCTTCTGAGTAA
- a CDS encoding mechanosensitive ion channel family protein translates to MMYVTDADLWLKFGKKTLKIILIIIVSQIVVKVIKTAIANVFNLRIKSPLRYSEKREETLSRLIQNVVTYVIYFIALIMILEEMSVPVKSLLAGAGIVGLAVGFGAQSLVKDIITGFFIVFEDQFAVGDYVQIGQFEGTVEEIGLRTTKIKNWTGEVHILPNSSIIEVTNFSLYNSIAVVDVSIAYEEDIDRAEQMIQEYLKTIENKYDEIVSPPEVLGVQMLGSSDVMIRIVAETLPMNHIKIARVLRKEVKQYLDEHGIEIPYPRMVLLNQAEEKMEEVRHKEEG, encoded by the coding sequence ATGATGTATGTAACAGATGCAGATTTGTGGTTAAAGTTCGGAAAAAAAACGTTAAAAATTATACTCATTATTATTGTGTCGCAAATCGTTGTGAAAGTAATTAAAACGGCAATTGCGAACGTCTTTAATTTACGCATTAAATCGCCATTACGTTATTCGGAAAAGCGTGAAGAAACATTGTCGCGCCTTATACAAAATGTGGTGACGTATGTCATTTATTTTATTGCGTTAATTATGATTTTAGAAGAAATGAGCGTGCCGGTAAAATCGCTACTTGCTGGGGCTGGGATTGTCGGTTTAGCGGTTGGTTTTGGAGCGCAGAGTTTGGTAAAAGACATTATTACAGGATTTTTTATTGTATTTGAAGATCAATTTGCGGTAGGAGATTATGTCCAAATTGGACAATTTGAGGGGACAGTAGAAGAAATTGGACTTCGGACAACAAAAATAAAAAATTGGACGGGAGAAGTACATATTTTACCAAATAGTAGTATTATTGAAGTGACGAACTTTTCCCTTTATAACAGCATCGCGGTAGTGGATGTTAGCATCGCCTATGAAGAAGATATTGATAGGGCGGAACAGATGATTCAAGAATATTTAAAAACGATTGAAAATAAATATGATGAAATTGTGTCACCACCAGAAGTATTAGGCGTTCAAATGCTTGGTAGTAGCGATGTGATGATTCGTATTGTCGCGGAAACATTGCCGATGAATCATATTAAAATTGCGCGCGTGCTTCGGAAAGAAGTGAAACAATATTTAGATGAACATGGTATCGAAATTCCTTATCCTCGCATGGTATTATTAAACCAAGCAGAAGAAAAAATGGAAGAAGTAAGACACAAGGAGGAAGGATAG
- the yyaC gene encoding spore protease YyaC, producing the protein MNESVSIQMDDNFSFPYRSRKLLAQKIVDHFPIHRPIVFVCIGTDRSTGDALGPLVGNQLSRYHFSDFHIYGTTAHPVHAKNLEQTMQRIQKMHTSPYIIAIDACLGVRQQIGTILYKQGPISPGSAFQKELSPVGDCHIAGIVNMKGMMDFFVLQSTRLHHVLCMANGIATSIRSASMLYEQKKATFFAQKAEKKQPKFTFFDKFRSL; encoded by the coding sequence ATGAATGAATCGGTATCGATACAAATGGACGATAATTTTTCCTTTCCCTATCGTTCTCGAAAATTATTAGCGCAAAAAATAGTGGATCATTTTCCAATCCATCGTCCGATTGTGTTTGTTTGTATTGGGACGGATCGTTCAACTGGCGATGCACTCGGTCCATTGGTGGGCAATCAATTAAGTCGTTATCATTTTTCCGACTTTCACATATACGGGACGACCGCACACCCTGTTCATGCGAAAAATCTTGAGCAAACGATGCAAAGAATTCAAAAAATGCATACATCTCCGTACATTATCGCCATCGATGCGTGTTTGGGTGTACGGCAACAAATAGGAACGATTTTATATAAACAAGGACCAATTTCACCCGGGTCTGCTTTTCAAAAAGAGTTATCACCTGTAGGAGATTGTCACATTGCTGGAATCGTCAATATGAAAGGTATGATGGACTTTTTCGTTTTACAAAGTACAAGGCTTCATCACGTACTTTGTATGGCAAACGGCATTGCAACTTCGATTCGTTCTGCTTCTATGCTTTATGAACAAAAAAAGGCTACCTTTTTCGCACAAAAGGCAGAAAAAAAGCAACCGAAGTTTACCTTTTTCGATAAATTTCGGTCGCTATAA
- a CDS encoding DUF554 domain-containing protein — translation MVLLGTIMNAIAIVIGSSLGLVLTKIKERYKSSLMQVIALSVSILGIQMGLKSEQFLMVIGSLVIGTYLGERFDLDAKFNYLGKYVEKKVGAKEEGAIARGFVAATLLYCVGAMAILGSLDSGLRGNHDLLFTKSLLDGFTSILLTSTLGIGVMLAAIPVFLYQGIITLLAIYIEKLVPPEAMEMYIIEMTSVGGIMILAIGLNMLGLTKIRVANLLPAILVLACMVPIILYL, via the coding sequence GTGGTTTTACTAGGAACAATTATGAACGCCATAGCCATCGTGATTGGTTCTTCACTTGGCTTAGTCTTAACAAAAATTAAAGAACGATATAAATCTTCTCTCATGCAAGTAATTGCTTTGTCTGTTAGTATTTTAGGAATTCAAATGGGCTTAAAAAGTGAACAGTTTTTAATGGTAATTGGAAGTTTAGTAATTGGGACGTATCTCGGAGAACGCTTCGATTTAGACGCTAAGTTTAATTACTTAGGAAAATATGTCGAAAAGAAAGTAGGAGCAAAAGAAGAAGGTGCGATTGCCCGGGGATTCGTTGCAGCAACACTTTTATATTGTGTTGGGGCAATGGCCATTTTAGGCTCCCTTGATAGCGGTCTCCGCGGTAATCATGATTTACTGTTTACGAAATCATTGTTAGATGGATTTACAAGTATTTTATTAACATCCACATTAGGAATAGGGGTCATGTTAGCTGCGATTCCTGTCTTCCTTTACCAAGGTATTATTACATTACTGGCAATATACATTGAAAAACTTGTCCCACCAGAAGCGATGGAGATGTATATTATAGAAATGACATCTGTTGGTGGGATTATGATTTTAGCCATTGGATTAAATATGCTAGGGTTAACGAAAATACGGGTAGCAAATTTGTTGCCAGCCATTCTTGTATTAGCATGTATGGTCCCAATTATTCTTTATTTATAG
- a CDS encoding ParB/RepB/Spo0J family partition protein — MVKRLGRGMEAIFQDNLDKSEDVIVQNVKLSTLRPNPYQPRQTFEEEALLELVQSIQQHGIIQPLIVRQSIRGYEIVAGERRFRAAKQAGLKEVPVVVKPLSDEEMMEFALIENLQREDLNPIEEAQAYEQLMQRLKLTQEELAQRVGKSRPYVANYLRILHLPAIVLDMMAQGSLSMGHGRALLGLKTKKQMEQLADETIEKQWSVRQLEQAVQQMVNNVSRETKKQEVKPSVFVKEQEHYLREQFGTAVRIKKGKKKGKIEIDFMSEEDLERILQLLRQE; from the coding sequence TTGGTGAAGAGGTTAGGTAGGGGAATGGAAGCGATTTTTCAAGATAATCTAGATAAATCGGAAGACGTAATAGTACAAAATGTAAAATTATCGACGTTACGTCCGAATCCGTATCAACCACGTCAAACATTTGAAGAGGAAGCATTGTTAGAACTCGTTCAATCGATTCAACAACATGGCATTATTCAACCTTTAATCGTTCGACAAAGCATTCGAGGATATGAAATTGTTGCCGGAGAACGACGCTTTCGTGCAGCAAAACAAGCTGGATTAAAAGAAGTGCCAGTCGTAGTAAAGCCATTATCCGATGAGGAAATGATGGAATTTGCATTAATTGAAAATTTACAGCGGGAAGATTTAAATCCTATCGAAGAAGCACAAGCGTATGAACAATTAATGCAGCGGCTAAAATTAACGCAAGAAGAATTAGCACAAAGGGTCGGTAAAAGCAGACCATATGTGGCAAACTATCTTCGTATTTTACATTTACCTGCTATCGTCCTTGATATGATGGCGCAAGGATCGTTATCAATGGGGCATGGTCGGGCGTTATTAGGATTAAAAACGAAAAAACAAATGGAACAACTAGCGGATGAAACGATAGAGAAACAGTGGAGTGTTCGTCAATTAGAGCAAGCGGTCCAACAAATGGTGAACAATGTTTCACGTGAAACAAAAAAACAAGAAGTGAAACCATCTGTCTTCGTAAAAGAACAAGAACATTATTTGCGAGAACAATTTGGCACTGCTGTCCGTATTAAAAAAGGGAAGAAAAAAGGAAAAATTGAAATCGATTTTATGTCGGAAGAAGACTTAGAACGGATTTTACAATTGCTTCGCCAAGAGTAG